A genome region from Opitutaceae bacterium includes the following:
- a CDS encoding toll/interleukin-1 receptor domain-containing protein has product MTPSDVEVRRLWPDGMLRLFLSHLAVHKVAVSKLKDELKSRGVAAFVAHEDIEPSLEWRNEIELGLRSMHALAALLTLGFHESNWTDQEMGWALGRGVLVLPVRVGIDPYGFAGKYQGISGSLEQPAVLASSIVEVLLANNQTHGEMRRALVASFTNARSFQMAKSLRALVVQVQDFTDEEKEALRKACVNNEQVKGAFGVTEAIYRAFGKPTDVKTSDASDVSF; this is encoded by the coding sequence ATGACTCCTTCCGACGTGGAGGTGCGCAGGCTCTGGCCCGATGGCATGCTCCGCTTGTTTCTGAGTCATTTGGCTGTGCACAAGGTGGCGGTCTCGAAACTGAAAGATGAACTGAAGTCACGGGGAGTCGCGGCCTTTGTTGCTCACGAGGACATCGAACCAAGCTTGGAATGGCGGAACGAAATCGAGTTGGGTTTGCGATCCATGCACGCCTTGGCGGCGCTACTGACCCTTGGTTTCCATGAGAGCAATTGGACTGATCAAGAGATGGGTTGGGCACTAGGCCGAGGCGTGCTTGTGCTGCCTGTGCGTGTCGGGATCGATCCCTACGGTTTCGCCGGGAAATATCAGGGCATCAGTGGTTCTCTTGAGCAACCAGCGGTTCTCGCTTCGAGCATCGTCGAGGTTTTGCTGGCCAACAATCAAACGCACGGCGAAATGCGCCGGGCACTCGTAGCGAGTTTCACAAACGCCAGATCGTTTCAGATGGCGAAATCACTCCGCGCCTTGGTGGTGCAAGTTCAAGATTTCACCGACGAAGAGAAAGAAGCTCTCCGCAAGGCGTGCGTGAACAACGAACAGGTGAAGGGCGCGTTCGGCGTCACAGAAGCTATTTATAGAGCGTTTGGAAAACCGACTGACGTGAAAACTTCCGATGCGTCCGACGTTTCTTTCTAA
- a CDS encoding type II toxin-antitoxin system HipA family toxin: MKRTLQVFLGNEGRLVGALHYDQSGAREHAAFVYDETWLAAADRFALEPNLPLVTGSQFHRKTAEGSVFHAAIADTEPDGWGRRVILRDHAKRRQAAKRAGAEAASAQLNAVDFLLAVDDGSRGGALRFRDEAGVFQRASEPARRTAPPLLELQQLMSASRAVETETETAADLAYLRGRGTSLGGLRPKCSVVDDDGMLAIGKFPSVQDERAVTKGEVLAMTLAKAAGLNVAAARIVDNDGVPVALIRRFDRTLDGRRLMYVSAATLLGVESAGAQEHSYTEIVDALRMNGAAAQTDIEELWRRMAFSILITNVDDHLRNHGFLHAERGLWRLAPAFDLNPFPDRARELKTWVSADTGPEATVEALMSVIAYFRLSLPRGKAILGEVERAVAGWREAGRALGMSDRDMEDFADAFEHPERAAAQKRSA, encoded by the coding sequence ATGAAACGCACTCTCCAAGTCTTCCTCGGCAACGAGGGCCGTCTCGTCGGCGCCCTGCATTACGATCAGAGCGGCGCGCGGGAGCATGCGGCTTTCGTTTACGACGAAACCTGGCTCGCTGCCGCAGACCGTTTCGCCCTCGAACCGAATCTGCCGCTCGTCACCGGCTCGCAGTTTCATCGAAAGACGGCGGAAGGTTCCGTGTTTCACGCGGCAATTGCCGACACGGAACCGGATGGTTGGGGCCGGCGCGTCATCCTGCGCGACCACGCGAAGCGACGCCAGGCGGCCAAGCGCGCGGGAGCTGAAGCCGCATCGGCCCAGCTCAATGCCGTCGATTTCCTACTGGCCGTGGACGACGGCAGTCGCGGCGGGGCGCTGCGCTTTCGCGATGAGGCCGGCGTGTTTCAGCGCGCCTCAGAGCCGGCACGTCGCACCGCCCCACCGCTGCTGGAATTGCAGCAACTGATGAGCGCCTCGCGCGCGGTGGAAACCGAAACAGAGACCGCCGCCGATCTCGCTTACCTGCGGGGCCGCGGCACCTCGCTTGGTGGCTTGCGACCGAAGTGCTCCGTGGTGGATGACGACGGGATGCTGGCGATTGGGAAGTTTCCAAGCGTGCAGGACGAACGCGCGGTCACGAAGGGCGAGGTGCTCGCCATGACCTTGGCGAAGGCTGCCGGACTCAACGTCGCCGCTGCGCGAATCGTAGACAACGATGGCGTGCCCGTCGCCTTGATTCGCCGCTTCGACCGGACACTCGATGGCCGGCGTTTGATGTATGTTTCGGCCGCGACGCTCCTCGGCGTGGAATCCGCCGGCGCCCAGGAACACAGCTACACGGAAATTGTGGATGCTCTCCGCATGAATGGGGCGGCGGCTCAAACCGATATCGAGGAGCTGTGGCGGCGAATGGCCTTTTCGATCCTCATCACCAACGTGGACGATCACCTCCGCAATCATGGCTTCCTCCACGCGGAGCGCGGCCTTTGGCGGCTCGCTCCGGCTTTCGATCTCAATCCGTTTCCGGACCGGGCGCGTGAGTTGAAGACTTGGGTGTCGGCCGACACCGGTCCGGAGGCGACGGTCGAGGCTTTGATGTCCGTGATTGCCTACTTCCGACTGTCGCTTCCGCGGGGGAAAGCAATCTTGGGTGAAGTCGAGCGCGCCGTGGCCGGATGGCGCGAGGCCGGGCGAGCCTTGGGGATGTCGGATCGCGACATGGAAGACTTCGCGGATGCTTTCGAGCACCCCGAGCGTGCGGCGGCGCAGAAACGCTCCGCCTGA